Below is a genomic region from Brassica rapa cultivar Chiifu-401-42 chromosome A08, CAAS_Brap_v3.01, whole genome shotgun sequence.
taaaaaataattcacATAAACATAGACccgtaaatttatttttaaaatattattgaactCTAACTAAATTGCCCGTTCACTTTGTTgataattttgttttgaatttcaGCTTTTAAGGGTTTAAGTGCGATTGGAGACAGGGTAAGAAAATTACTATAATCTCTAATAAGTTATACATctaacaaattaatttttaaccACTGGTGTTAATTTATGTTGTTGTCGACAGGCCAGTTCGATATGGCTGTATATAGTGCCTAGAGGGATGAGAAGCTTGATGAATTACGTCAAGCATAGATATGGAAACCCTCCAGTCTATATCACTGAAAATGGTAAACAGACACATCCGTTATAACCCTCTAAATCCACAAGAAATAGAGACTTCACGATGATGATTGTGTGCCTGTGTGTGTAGGAATGGACGATTCAAACAGCATTCTGATTCCAAGGAAAGAAACTCTCAAAGATGCAAAGAGAATCAGATACCACCATGACTATCTTTCGAGCTTACAAGCCGCGATTAAAGAGGATGGATGCAATGTGAAAGGATACTTCGTGTGGTCGCTGTTGGATAATTGGGAATGGGCTGCAGGTTATAGCTCAAGATTTGGTCTCTACTTCGTTGATTATAGAGACAAGCTTAAGAGATATCCTAAGGATTCTGTTCATTGGTTCACTTCTTTCTTGAACTCCACTTCTTGATTTTCCTAATTGGTTTCGCTTAATCTATACAAAACTTGTGTTATGTATTTGGATTTAGAAAAAAAGATATACTAAGCATAACAAAATCAATGAAAGTTAGTTGTCATGACAGAGTTTCAATTTGAAGTGTGAGCATATATAAATCTTATGACAAAAACCCTTGAAAATAAGAGTAttgtttgtatatataaaatgtttCACCGCAAAAATAAACGGTCTCAGCTCAACTcacatgtattaaaaaaaagattgaaaattGAATGCACCACTTGCAGTATTAATTTTGAGAAACTATGCATTTCTTATATAATATTACATCTATTCCtgaaagtaagattttctaaaGTGTTCACGCTTATTAAGAAttcaataaatgtttataatttatttttttcttttactttattatacactttccaataacttttcaccaataaaatttaatcaattcaaatattttcatttaatgttccttaaaagtataaaaagGTACATTAAACCTATAGAAATCTATCTTTGTGGAAcaagtaaaaaatctaaaacatcttactttcgggaacggagggagtatatagtCCTGAGTTGTAATATCTTGTTGTAACGTTTGAAGCTGAGCAAGGATAGTAACATTTCTCTAAATTGATATGGTTAGCATGATAATAAATATGGTAGAATTCTctccaaaagataacaaaattttgtgcTTTTATGTTCTGCAGTTTGGGTTTAATTGTAAGAAACGAGGAAACAAGGAATGAAGTGTAATATTTAGAAAGTAGTAAGGACTAGCTAGAAAAGTGTGCTGGTCTTAAATTACGAGGTCCAGCTAACATTCAGGGATTTTTTTACGGGTCAACCCGAATAATAGCACGAACCGTATCCACTTTTTATCTTCTTTCGTGTTCTTCCCCCAATTTTTTTCTTCGTAATCAATATTTTGATTTCGTTTTACTGCAATTTATTTTTTCCCAATTGATCTGTAGATTCATCTAATTGACATTTCCCTCTTTCGATTGATACCAATTATTACATATTTCGTCTGTTAAGAAAGATCTAGGGTTAGGGTTGTCGATCTCCTCACACGTCGTATAATTTCTCTATCCATCAATTTCTTTTGCTGTTTAATCAATTTTCTAAATTTGATGTTAATTTGATGCCGGAATCTAGGGTTAGGGTTTTCTTCTGAAATGGggattttgattttctttttctagCTTAAGCCTCTGAGTCTTACTTTATATTATCTGAGCCTTCTGGTGAACGTTATAGTTTGGTGAAGTTGGCTTGAAAACATTATCTGAGCTTATCTCTCTGTACATAGGTAAATAATAATACACACCATTTATTCTTATTTGAACTGTTTTGCTTTTAGCATTACTAATTCTGTAAGTTTTTGTTATTGTACTGGTTCATTGTTGTGTTACATGTCAATTTAAGTAGCATGCCTGTCCTTAGAGGAACTTATACAGTTAGGTATCTTACATACGGTTTGTTATAAGGTCTCTTGCATGCATGCATTTGCTTCACAACTGTGAGGAGATTCTTACCGTTTATTTCTAAAGATTCGAGTTGTTCTCTCGTGTACTATGTAGGTTGGAAATGGGATTCAAACGCCCTTTAGATGACAACAAGTTTCATGAGCTCCCATTTAAACATTCTAGACAGCTTGGCTTTAACGACAAGTCTATGCAGTTTGAAGAGTCTTCGCAGAGTCCTCTTGCCACAGGTAAACTATTCCTTGTGAATTTCTTTATGTTGTTTGTTACCGGACCAAAGTCTTCTTTGTGATTGAATCTTTTCTTTTGAATGGGTTTTGTCGACAGTAGTGGATGAGGGAGATCTTTTGAAACCCCAAGGAGGTGAAACCTTTGATGAAGAGTCATGTTTCGCTTACCCGGGTCTAGACATGGATGGTTGTTTTGACCGGGTCATGGAAGATTGCCACGGAGAAGATGCAACTCACCCTCCTCACTCTCCAAGAACGTTTGCTCCTGTTGAGTCTTTCTATTCTTTCCTCTTGGATCAGCCTGCTAGAAAGCAAGTGCCCACTGGACCAGATCATCAAGCCATGATTCCTGAATGGGAAGGTAGTCTAAATAGGAACCTAGAACCTCTAGGCACTGGTACATGTGTTCTTCCCATGCCGGCACATATGGATGACAACATAGTAGGGAAAGGTAGAGAGTTCTGTGTCTGCGAGGACATGGGTTCTATAAGGTGTGTGCGCCACCATGTTAAAGAAGCTAGAGAAGACATGGTTAAGGTGCTTGGATCTGAGAAATTCAGAGACATGGGATTGTGTGATATGGGAGAAGAAGTTGCACAGAGGTGGAGCGATGAAGATGCACTACTTTTTCATGAGGTTGTTTATTCCAGTCCCGTGACGATAGGTCGGAACTTTTGGAAGCACTTAGAAGCTGCGTTTTTGACCCGAACCAAGCACGAGATTGTTAGCTACTACTTTAACGTTTTTGTTCTTAGAAGAAGGGCCACACAGAATAGGTCTATGGTATTGGACATTgatagtgatgatgatgaatggCATGGAGGTTCTGGAGGAGGACCTTTGGGTGCTCAATATGTCGAAGAAGACTTTGCTGTCGAATCTCCTCTTCATCAAGAGACTGAAAAGTTCAATGAGAAAGTGCATCCACTTCATCAGGAAGAAGATGCCAGTATTAGTGACAATGATGAAGATGATACCAGAGAAGGTGGTAGTAGACTGTGTGATGAGCACAAGATGAATGCTGGGTATATGGATATGTTTTCTGGGTGCAATGAGGAGAGATTGAACGTGGGAGATGACTCATGCTTGACCTTTGAGCTTGCACATGATGCGGTGAACTCTATCTGGAAGAACTGTgcaaagaaagaagagactgGTCTTGGAGATGAACAGAAGAAAGTTGAAGGAGTGTAAAGATCTGAAAGTTTCAACCAAACTGAGCAGCGTCATGGAGAAAGATATTTGGTCATGACTCATGTATCATGGGAAAACAAGGAAAGAAACAAGTGTGGCGGCAACATCATTTTGCAACAACTTGCAGAATGCTAGGAAGAGATTTTTGGGGTTATGGGGTCCTCCAAATGTTTCTAATTTCCTATTAAAAagtagagactagagagagagagagagacagagagagagagagagtgacttttttaaaagaaaaatgaatatGGCATGTGGAACCCTTGTGAATGTGCTGTTGTTTCAGTTTTCTTGGGGCCCTCTTCCCTCAAAATTCTGTACCTAGAAAATGTCAGAATCTCtctgattttattttcttttgtactATGATTTTAAGTAAAACATATCAAGagagaaacaaataaaatgattttggGTCTTGATGGAAACTGCAAAGATTAAGAAGTCTTTATTTACAAACATACATGACAAATGCCAAAGTTTGTTGCTTTAGAATCGGAGAATATGTGGTAGAGACAAGGAGCCAATTGTTGTTGTCTTGTTTGGACGTGGAGAAGTCTCTGTTTGGCCCCATGGTTTGTTATACCCGCTACCAGAATTGAATTTCTACTCATTCCAGTTTAGTAGTGTACTATAGAAAACTTTCAGCGGATTGTGCAATTTCAAgatttggtttgtttttttgaaaattttgaagaatggccaaatatattttaacaatcTGTTGTATCTTTTCTCATACCCTTTTGCTTCCATGCATGAATTGAAAAACACACACACCTAAttaagagatagagagagagagaaagcagAGAGTGTGTGTTGTGTtggttgagagagagagaggaggaatAGATCCAAAAATGCAGCTGACCTTTTTAAGTAACATCActtcctctctctttttttttaagtattttttttttcttatttgccccaaaatcaaaagaaaggaaacaaatctctttgtgttcaaaaaaaaaaaaaaggaaacaaatctctAAACTTCAAAGGatagattgtatttttaaaaacttatctCTTTGCTTCCTCTTATTAGCTCGAAGGTCAGATCTTGTACTTAGCTAGAGAACAACTGTCACATCCCAAACTCTGATCCCTAAGAAAGCATATCAACCTTTgttgcttctctctctctccctctctctctctctctctctctctctctctctctctctctctctctctctctctctctctctctctctctctctctcttcgctAAGAAAGCATCAAGCTTTGTCGTTTTGTGCAACATTTTTCTGAGGTAAACTCATCAGTCATGCTCACAAGAATGGGTTCTTCTCGCTAATCTTTAAGCTTTCGTTTACCTACCAAAGAAAACTCTTTTTCTTGATATATTCAGCTTGTTTGGTGTTGGATCATTTGTCTTAAGATCAATGGAGAAGATGATAGAGAGGGAGTACATGTGCAAGTTCTGTAACAAGAAGTTACCTTCTGGTAAATCACTTGGACGTCACATCAGGATTCACACCAACCAGTACTCACTTCTTTCAAGTAGCTACAATGgcaagaacaacaacaataagAGGTTGGCGGATCAGAGAGAGATCACGGCTCTAacacagcagcagcagcaacttTGTTGCAGAGAATGTGGTAAAGGTTTTGATTCTTTGAAAGCTCTTTGGAATCACATGGATTGTTGTCACTGTGAGGGAGAGAAGTTGGTGATGGATACTGAGACTACTTCTTCAGGTCCTACCAGGAAAAGATCCAAGAAGCAGTTCAGTTCAGAGTCTTTTAGTAATGGGAGCTCGTCTTCTTCTGCTTGTGAGATTGACCAAGAAGATAAGAACACTGCTTTGTCTCTCATGATGATGTCTATGGATTCTAGAGGACTTACCTTGGTGGTTAACTCTCTAGTAGCTGAGTCTTCAGAGAATAactctgatgatgatgatgatgataatggtgCTATTCTCTCTGATTCATATAGCTCAGACTCTGATTACTTCATGAATGGTCCAAAGAGGTCAGACTCAGATATCTCGGTTGATGGGTGTCTTAGGAACAATGGTGGTGAGTTTGGGGTCAAGGAGGGAAGATCAAAGTATGAGCTGCGCAAAAGCAAAAGGGTTGTCTTGCCTTGTTATGAGAGTGATTCTTGTGCAGTAGACACAAACAGCAAGAAAGCAATTAGTGCAAACAAGAATGGCAAATGTCACGAGTGCCCATTCTGCTTCAGAGTGTTCAAGTCAGGACAAGCTTTAGGAGGTCACAAGAGATCACATTCTTTTGTGAACCAAGAACACAGGGTCAAACACAAAGCTGCTGCTGATATGCGAATCGATCTCAATCTTCCTGCTCATGATGTTGAAGAATGAACCAGAGCCTGAAACCACAGGTCATCccttggttttgttttcttctggtgtttgtttttcttaaagGTAATTCAAATGTTTGTTCATGTAAAGCCTTATCAATTAGCCATTTCTTTGCTTTAGGACTTCGAGTGTTGATCTAAAGCTTCATGTCTCTTACTAAGATTCTTCTTGTCTTCAacatttaaagatttttttctttctctagctttcACTTTATAAACCTTCCTCTGCAACTCGTACCTTAGTAATAATATACTTACTACACCTTGACCCACAAACCCATgcaaatgtttattttcaatttgcagtgttttatatttattattgtttagctatttattttagtttgtatAAGTGTAATCTTGTTAATAGTGTATTCTATGctgattaaaaaaactaaaaatgacaGATTGcattagttctttttttttattatatccaCATCGTTGAGACGGATGTCTGTTCATCATAGACTTTGGGGTGATTGGTTGAACTGTAGGAAGTGATTTTAactttaattttcatctacaaTCTTAATTACTACTAATCATGTtttatcttagtttttaaagttacaaccaaaaaactaaagctacagcaaaaacatataaaaaatggttgtaaaaatcttattttctaaagcttCATCTTTTTAGctgtagaaaattttaaagctacatcccttaaaactaaatcaaaaaattctacagactaaattctaaagtaaattttctagagttacaacccaaccaatcaccctatttgtttgtgtttgtttatatatataaccaattataataaatactaatatatttttattcatcaagtttttatagaaaataaatagttttaatttttattttaaataaataagttaatgcgaaatagttaatattacattttttttcttttatcaaaaattacCTTTTTATTATAGTTCAAATATAGTTGGATAGATTATACGTATATGagataaatttgatttaatatttttttaaactatggtaattttatatacttatataatgTATAGCaggatatatatttattttacccCAAACAAAGTCAAGACTATaggattacaaaaaaaagtcaaGACTATAGCCATTACTCTTTGCTTTCTATAAAACATGTTGATGTTTCATTTTTATCAAGAAGAGATTTGTGTTAATTCGAggtaaatgcaaaaaaaaataaccaaaaatattcaaaagaaactCGAATATTCTGgtatttttactttttgaaaACTCACATTTTGAAGATACAGATGCCCTCTTTATTTGATGGACCGCCCTTATTGGGCTTATAATAGTTTTGGTGGAATCATTTTTAGCCCATGGAAACCAATAAAGACCAGATATATAGCTTAAGATCCACGTAACAGCTATATATACGTACTACATTTGTGTAAAAAACGTTCTTGTTTTCTTGTATTGGTTTGTGTAGTTGTATACACGTACTACATTTTCATGTAAAATACTTTCGATCATTTTCTTACGTACTATAAATAATCAGGTAGACAGCAATAGAAAGTGAAATAAATCGATCGGAATGTATCACGTACTATATTTATGTCTATGAAAATGAACCAAGGACCCACAAAACGAACTAATTAACGTTGATTCATGTGCATCTTCTGCGTTGCATTAAAATCCCAATTTGCTTTACTTCCCTCTTTCTCACAAAGTTTGAACTTTTCCTTGCTTCTTCAACAAAAACTTGCTATCTCTCTCACCAAATCGAGCAATGTCCACGACACACCTGAACCGTTCGATCTTGatctctctcctcctcctcctcttccttctCACAACTTCCATCACTTATCCAGCAGCAGAAGTAAACCGGACGATGACATCAAGAAACTTCCGTTACCGAACTCACCGATTCCTCCCGAGGGTTCACCTCCCTTATTACGTGACTCCTTGTGACTCATTCTCTCGTCCTTACGCGCGTTCTATGTGCTTTGAGCTTCAAAGAATCCACCGTAGTAGCCAGAAGCAGCCACTTGTTTCCCCTCCTCCGCCGGAGATTGATCCAAGGTACGGCGTCGATAAAAGACTCGTCCCCTCCGGTCCAAATCCTCTTCACAACTAAAGCTCTTGCCCCAGTACGTATACATAATACATATAGACAGAGACCTTTGCTAGTTAGATATTTTATAGTTGACACATTTCTTGGGGTTTCTTGGAGTACATCTTGTTCGAGAGATCTGTGTTATTCATATATAGAGAGTTCTTTTGCCCGAAGACGCAGATTCATCATTTCTTTGTGGATCTTTATTGAATCTTGATTCTACTCTTTTGATCTTGTAATAGAGTCCTACGTTACTTGGGGAGatattattgatattttattcTCAACGCTTGTTTTTTGACTTGTAGATTGTGTAAACAATCATGAAAATAGTGTTATTTTTGCTTATTTTGTGCTTATAGTTAAAAACTTCATAAGAAAATAGCAGAAAATATTTAGATATGGTTGAGCGAGGAGAGTACGAGGAGAAACGCATGAGTTCCATTAATTTGGGAGCTGTATATTATGTAACATGAAAGTCTCTATTTGTCTATGAATAAATTTATACTTCAAAAAATGATGGCCCATATATATATCCATATGTATCCTCTTCTCTCATCTCATGATATATCGCTGTAAAGTAATTAAATTCGCTTGTCTCTGTGAATACCCAACAAGACACTGATTTATAGAACCCTGCAAATATGatgagtttttttgttgttgtaacgTCTGTTTTTCTATTTCCAAATCAATTTTGGTTTTTGCTAAAAGGAATTTTCAACGTCTAGTCCGTTTACTAGTAGGTCATGATGCCATTATCATCCGATTCCTGATTATATTTAAGTTGtagacaatacaattctaacaatttgttttgtttcattacATAACGTGCAGTCTGTGTATTGACTTGGTTTTAATGaatgtgtgtatgtgtgtgagTTGTACAtagatataaaacaaacaaaaaaaatgtagatgCTCTTTCATTTATAGGAAAAAACTTTTTACTATTTTCTTAGATGAGGAAAATAGTGCAAAAACCTGTGAATCAAGTTTAAAAGTTACaaccaaacaaagaaaaagtgggaatataaaagtatatattgaACACAGTTAAAAGAGTAATTAGTCTAGTGGTATAATAACAAGTCCATTAAGAAAAACACTATATCTCAACACTAATACGCTT
It encodes:
- the LOC103835600 gene encoding uncharacterized protein LOC103835600 isoform X2; amino-acid sequence: MGFKRPLDDNKFHELPFKHSRQLGFNDKSMQFEESSQSPLATVDEGDLLKPQGGETFDEESCFAYPGLDMDGCFDRVMEDCHGEDATHPPHSPRTFAPVESFYSFLLDQPARKQVPTGPDHQAMIPEWEGSLNRNLEPLGTGTCVLPMPAHMDDNIVGKGREFCVCEDMGSIRCVRHHVKEAREDMVKVLGSEKFRDMGLCDMGEEVAQRWSDEDALLFHEVVYSSPVTIGRNFWKHLEAAFLTRTKHEIVSYYFNVFVLRRRATQNRSMVLDIDSDDDEWHGGSGGGPLGAQYVEEDFAVESPLHQETEKFNEKVHPLHQEEDASISDNDEDDTREGGSRLCDEHKMNAGYMDMFSGCNEERLNVGDDSCLTFELAHDAVNSIWKNCAKKEETGLGDEQKKVEGV
- the LOC103835600 gene encoding uncharacterized protein LOC103835600 isoform X1 gives rise to the protein MGFKRPLDDNKFHELPFKHSRQLGFNDKSMQFEESSQSPLATVVDEGDLLKPQGGETFDEESCFAYPGLDMDGCFDRVMEDCHGEDATHPPHSPRTFAPVESFYSFLLDQPARKQVPTGPDHQAMIPEWEGSLNRNLEPLGTGTCVLPMPAHMDDNIVGKGREFCVCEDMGSIRCVRHHVKEAREDMVKVLGSEKFRDMGLCDMGEEVAQRWSDEDALLFHEVVYSSPVTIGRNFWKHLEAAFLTRTKHEIVSYYFNVFVLRRRATQNRSMVLDIDSDDDEWHGGSGGGPLGAQYVEEDFAVESPLHQETEKFNEKVHPLHQEEDASISDNDEDDTREGGSRLCDEHKMNAGYMDMFSGCNEERLNVGDDSCLTFELAHDAVNSIWKNCAKKEETGLGDEQKKVEGV
- the LOC103835601 gene encoding zinc finger protein ZAT9 gives rise to the protein MEKMIEREYMCKFCNKKLPSGKSLGRHIRIHTNQYSLLSSSYNGKNNNNKRLADQREITALTQQQQQLCCRECGKGFDSLKALWNHMDCCHCEGEKLVMDTETTSSGPTRKRSKKQFSSESFSNGSSSSSACEIDQEDKNTALSLMMMSMDSRGLTLVVNSLVAESSENNSDDDDDDNGAILSDSYSSDSDYFMNGPKRSDSDISVDGCLRNNGGEFGVKEGRSKYELRKSKRVVLPCYESDSCAVDTNSKKAISANKNGKCHECPFCFRVFKSGQALGGHKRSHSFVNQEHRVKHKAAADMRIDLNLPAHDVEE
- the LOC103835602 gene encoding CLAVATA3/ESR (CLE)-related protein 9; translated protein: MSTTHLNRSILISLLLLLFLLTTSITYPAAEVNRTMTSRNFRYRTHRFLPRVHLPYYVTPCDSFSRPYARSMCFELQRIHRSSQKQPLVSPPPPEIDPRYGVDKRLVPSGPNPLHN